The sequence ACGTGCGCCGCATGAAGATCCGCTACGGCGAGCGGATGACCGAAGTATTCTGGAAGACGGTGCAGGAAGGACGGGTTGACCGCGGCATGCCGGCCTGGCAGGGTGCGCTCCCCGAAGAAACGTTGTGGAGCATTTACACGTTTATCCAGTCGGTGCAGAAAGAACGCTGAGAGCGATGCCCGGAATGAAGGGAGGGCGCACATGGTGAACTGGATCCGCGACCTGTCGGCGAAGGAGCGCAAGACGCTGCTGGCCGCCTATGGCGGGTGGTCGGTCGATGCCTTCGACTTCATGATCTACACCTTCGTCATTCCCACGCTGATCGCGGCGTGGGGCATGACGAGAGGCGAGGCGGGCATGATCGCCACCTCGGCGCTGCTCGCTTCCGCGGTCGGCGGCTGGGCCGCGGGGGCGCTGGCGGACCGCGTCGGGCGCGTGCGCATGCTGCAGATCACGATCGCCTGGTTCGCGCTGTTCACGTTTCTGTGCGGTTTCACGCACTCGTTCGAGCAGCTGCTGATCGTGCGCACGCTGCAGGGCCTGGGCTTCGGTGGCGAATGGGCGGTCGGCTCGGTCATCATCGGCGAAATCATTCGCGCCGAGCACCGCGGCAAGGCGGTGGGCACCGTGCAGAGCGGCTGGGCGATCGGCTGGGGTGGAGCCGCTTTGCTGTTCACCGTCTTCTTCTCGGTTCTGCCCGAGGAGTTGGCGTGGCGCGTGCTGTTCTGGGTCGGACTGCTTCCGGCGCTGCTGATCCTCTATATCCGCCGCAACGTCGCCGAGCCCGAGGTGTTCGAAGCCACGCGCAGCCACAGGGAGGCGCGGGGCGGCAGCTTCCTCGAGATTTTTTCCGCGCGCCTGCTGCCGACGACTGTGCTTGCCAGCCTGGTGGCCACCGGGATGCAGGGCGGCTACTACGCGATTACGACCTGGTTGCCGACCTATCTCAAGACGGTACGCGGACTCTCGGTGCTCGACACGGGCGGCTATCTCATCGTGGTCATCGCCGGCGCGCTGGCCGGTTACCTGGTCGCGGCCTGGCTGTCCGATCGCATCGGACGGCGCAACACGTTTTTCCTGTTCGCCGTGTGCTCGGCCGCCAGCGCGGTGATCTACACCCTGCTGCCGATCAGCGACGCGCTGATGCTCGTGCTGGGATTTCCGCTGGGCTTCTTCGTGTCCGGCAATTTCAGCGGTGTGGGTGCCTTTTTCACCGAGCTCTTCCCCAGCCGCTGCCGCGGGTCGGGGCAGGGGTTCTGCTACAACTTCGGGCGCGGCATCGGGGCGCTGTTCCCGGCCCTGGTCGGTTTCCTCAGCGCGAAACTGGGTCTGGGTGCGGCGATCGGGCTTTTCGCGGGGGCGGCCTACGTGCTCGTGATCCTGGCGGTGGCTCTGCTGCCGGAGACCCGGGGGAAGACCCTGGCGGTGTACGACTGAGAAACCCGTCATTGACGCTGCGGGCGATCCCAGCATAATCCCGCCTGCGCGGCGAACATCCCTCTCGACTGCGCCACTGACTTGACCGACGCCAACGATCATCGCCCCGCGCCTCCGGTGAGCCTCGTCAGCGAGGCCGCGGCGGCGGAGGCCGCCCGGTTGCCGGCCATTCGCCGCGCGGCGTTCGCTGTGACCCTGGCGGCCGCCAGCTTGCTGCTGGCGGTTGCGAGCGGCCTGGATTTCCGCTGGGCGCTGGCGGACTGGCTCATCGTCCACGGCGTGCTCGAATGCCTGATTCTGATCGTCGCCGGGCACATCGTCAGCGCCAGCTTCGGCCTGTGGCTGACCAGCCGCGAGCCCAAATGGTTGCTGCTCGCCTGCGGGTTCGCACTCGCGATCGTGCTCAACTTCGGGCACGTGCTGCTCTACAGCGGCATCGTCGTTCCCGATCCGGATCCGTTCAGCAACCGCTTCATCTGGGTGCACGAAGCGATGGCGTGCCTGGCGATGCTCAGCGCCGCGTGGGTGGTTTCGGAACAGAAGATCTCGGCCCGGGTGACCGCGCTGCTGGCGGCGCTGCTGGTGCTGGCGTTTGCGGGGCTCGTCCTGTTGCACGAGCAAACTTCGAGATTGATCGAAGCCTCGTGGATGCAGCGCGGCAACAACTTCGTGAACATGCTGTTGTGCCTGGTGGCCGTGCTGCACATCGGCTCGCGCGTGCTTTCCGGGGATCGCACCCCGGGCCTGGTCGTGGTGGGTGCCGCCATCGCGCTCGAGGCGATCGCCCAGGGTTCGTTCGTGTTCACCCGGCAGGTGTCCGACGCCTACACGACGCTGGGACATCTGTACAAGCTCGTCGCCTTCGGGTTGCTCTATTACGGGCTCTTCTTCACCAACTTCCTGCGGCCCTACGAGCTGATCCGCAAGACCGAAACGCTGTTTCGCACGCTGGTCGAGCGTTCACCGGCGGGGATCACGCTGAGCAGAAAGGGCAGGATCGTGCATGCGAACCGCGCCTTCCTGCGCATGTTCGGCTTTCCGGACCTCGACGCGGCGAAACAGGTGCGCCTCTGGGAGCTGGACAGCGACGAAGCGAATCCGGCGGCCAGGGACGGGCCGCCGGCCGTGCCCGAGGCGGGATCGTTCATGCGGCGCGCGCTGCGCTACGATGGCAGCGTGATCCACGTGCGGGTCGAGCACGAAATCGTCGACCTGCCGGGCGGGCGCGCGACGCTGGGCTATTTCGTCGACCTCTCCGACGCCGTCAACGCCCAGCACCAGTTGCAGCGTCTGGCCAACTACGATCCGCTCACCGGGCTGCCCAACAGAGCGCTGCTGCTCGACCGTCTCGAGCAGGCGATTCGCATCGGCATGCGCTCCGGGGAGCTGGTCGCCGTGCTCTTCATCGACCTGGACCAGTTCAAGGAAGTCAACGACACCCTCGGCCACGCCACGGGCGACGAACTGCTCAAACTGGTCGCGCAGCGGCTGAAGGACGCCTGCCGGAGGGAGGACACGCTAGGGCGGCTGGGGGGGGACGAGTTCCTGGTGATCGCGCAACGCGTGCCTGCGCCCGAGTCGATCTCGGTGCTGGCCAACAAGCTGATCAGCGCGCTGGACAGGCCCTTCGAACTGCAGGGGCGGGAGATCTACGTGGGCGGCAGCATCGGGATCTCGCTGTTTCCGCGCGATGCGACCGATGCGGGCACGATGATCAAGAACGCCGATGTCGCGATGTATCAGGCCAAGCGTGGCCGCGAGACGCGCGTGTGCTTCTATTCGGAACAGATGAACGCGCGCGCGATGGAGCGGCTGGAGATCGGCGCGGAGCTGCGGCGCGCGCTCGAGCGCGAGGAATTCGAGCTGTTCTATCAGCCCAAGATCGACCTGGCGGCGGGCCGCGTGGTGGGCGTGGAGGCGCTCCTGCGCTGGCGCAGCCCGACGCGCGGCCTGGTGGCGCCGGAGAGCTTCGTTCCCGTACTGGAGGAAACCGGCCTGATCGCCCCGGTCGGCCGCTTCGTGCTGGCCAGGGCCTGCCATCAGGGCATGGAGTGGCGCTCGGCCGGGCTCGGGCGCATCGCCGTGGCCGTCAATCTGTCGCCGGCGCAGTTTCGCGGGGGCAAGCTCGCCGAGGACATCGAGTTCGCACTGCAGGCCTCGGGCCTGCCCTACGAGGACCTGGAGGTCGAGATCACCGAAAGCCTGCTGTTCGAGGACCTCGAGCAGGCGCGAAGCATTCTGCAACGACTCACCGGCAAGGGCGTGCGCGTCGCGCTGGACGATTTCGGCACCGGCTACTCTTCGCTCTCCTCGCTGGATTCGCTGCCGGTGCAGTGCATCAAGGTGGATCGCGCCTTCACGCAGGCGCTCAGACCCGACAAGATCACCATCGTCGCGGCGATCATCAACGTGGCCCACACGCTCGGCATGCGGGTCGTCGCCGAAGGCGTGGAAACCGAATCCCAGCGCGAGCTTCTCCGCGCCCTGGGATGCAACGAGATCCAGGGCAGCCTGGTCGCCGGGCCGATGTCGAACGTGGAACTCGTCGCGTGGCTCAAGAGCCATCGCACCCCGCACCTGGTGGCCCTCAGGGACGAGAAGGGCTGAGCATCCAGGCGAATCCGCCGCACCGAAGCTTCGCTGGTGCGCCGCTCAAGGCAGCTTCAGGTACTTCACCCGATATCCGGTCCGTTTCTCCAGAGCCTCGAGGTCCATTCGCGCGTAGTCCTCGGGGGCGCTGACCTCGCGGATGCCGAAGCGCGCCATGTCCTCCACCGAGAGGTAATAGAAGCCCGCCACGCCGTAGATCTCGTTGCCGATGCGGGTGATGTATTCGTCAACATCGATGCGGTCGAAGAAGGCCTCCTGCCTGAAGATGGCGCCGGTGAGGTAATCGACGTTGACCTGGCGCGCGCGCACGAGCTCCTCCGCCTCGCGCCCCGCAGGCAGCTTGCGCGCCTTTATCGCCCGCTCGCTGATCGCGTGCAACTCGTCGAGCAGCCCGGGCTGCTTCGCGCTGCCGTGCCAGGCCACCACCGAGCCGGGAAGGATGGTCTTGCGCCTGCCCGCCGGAAAGACGTAATTGGCGCACGACGACAGGCACACGCCGTCGACCGTGACGTCGAGTTGACGTTCCAGCACGAAGTCGCCGACGTCCATTCCGGCGACGATCTCGCCGCCCGCGGAATCGACGATCAGCGTGTCGACGGACCTGCCGGCCGTCAGCTTTTTGAGCGCCTGCAGCCCGCCTTCGGTCAGCTCGCCTCGATAGATTGCGGCGTTGCCGTTCAGCTCGACGCGGACCTCGCCGGCTACATGAACGCGCTGCGCCAGACCGGTTTCGGCCCCACGCGGCGGGGCGCCGCAGCCCGCGATCGCGATCAGCGCCAGCCAGCAGAACCTGCGCATCGCAGAAGACCTTTGGAAGACCGTCGCGATGGTAAGCGGCGCCGCGCGTGATCGGCAAGCGACCCGCTACAATCACCCCTTTTGCGATGGAAGTCGAAGTGCCTCTCGTGCGTCCCTTTGCCGGCTTGCGCCCCGCGCCGGCGTACGCGGCCGAAGTCGCGGCACCGCCCTACGACGTCTTGACGAGCGAAGAGGCGCGAGTGAGGGCGTCCGGCAAGCCGTGGAGCTTTCTGCGCGTGTCCCGGGCCGAGATCGATCTCGCGCCGGGTACCGACCCGCACGCACCCGAGGTCTACGCCAAGGCGGCAGAGAACTTCCAGCGCATGCTCAGCGCCGGGGTGCTTCAGCGTGATCCGGTGCCGTGCTTCTATGCCTACCGCCTGATCATGGGTTCTCACTCGCAGACCGGGATCGTCGTCGCCGCGTCGATCGCCGCGTACGCGGCCGACCGCATCCGCAAGCACGAGTTGACCCGGCCCGACAAGGAAGACGACCGGGTGCGCCAGATCGAGGCACTGAATGCCCAGACCGGTCCGGTGCTGCTGGCACACCCGCCGCGCCCCGAGCTGGAGCGCACGCTGACGCAGGTCAGCGCGCAGGCCCCGGTGATCGACGTGGCCGCGGACACGGGCGTGCGCCACAGCCTGTGGGTGATCGACGACCACGACGCGATAGCCGAAATCGTCCGCATCTTCGAGGCCATGCCGGCGCTCTATATCGCCGACGGGCACCACCGCTCGGCGGCTGCAGCCAGGGTCGCGGCTGCGCGGCGTCGCGCCAACCCCGGACACACCGGAGAAGAGAGCTACAACTTCTTTCTGGCGGTCGCGTTTGCGCACCATCGGATGCGGATTCTTCCCTATCACCGCGTGGTGAGGGATCTGAACGGCATGGGCCATGAGGCGTTCCTCGCGCGCCTGCGGGAGCGTTTCGAAGTGCAGCCCAGTGGCGAGCCGGTCGCGCCGCAACGGCGCGGCGAGTTCGGTCTGTATCTCGCACGATCCTGGCATCGGCTGTCCATGAGGCCCCAATGGATGCCGGCGGATGATCCGGTCGCCCGCCTGGACGTGAGCCTGCTCGCGGATCATGTGCTCGGCCCGCTGCTGGGCATCCACGATGCGCGCCGGGACGAGCGCATCGACTTCGTCGGCGGCATCCGCGGCCTGCAGGAGCTGGAGCGGCGGGTGGACAGCGGCGAGATGGCCTGCGCCTTCTCCCTGAATGCCACGCGCATGGAAGACCTGATGGCGGTGGCGGATGCCCACCGCATCATGCCGCCGAAATCCACGTGGTTCGAGCCCAAGCTCGCCGACGGGCTGGTTTCCCACCTGCTCGATTGAACGCAACCGCGTAGCGGCGGCTAGCCGGCCGGCGGGCACGGCCTGTGCCGCGCAGTAAACTGGCTCCGATGATGGGTGCGCCCAAAGCCCGGATCTGTGAGCGGAAGGTGAACTATGTCGCGATCCGATCTCTCCAACAGTGCAAACGTCCGCGATGCCGATGTCGCGCTCTCGCGCGAGCAGGTCGCAGAAGTGCTGGTCTATCTCAAGCGGCGCGACAAGACGACTTCTACGTAAGCTAGCCGGAAACGACGATGGATTCGATCGCCGAGCGCCAATACAGCCTGAGCGCTTCCGAAGTCGAGGCGTTTCGTCGCGATGGGTTCCTGATCGCGCGCCGGCTCGCGTCGCGCCAGACCTGCGAGGCGCTGCTGGCGGTGGCGCGCGAGCAGCTCGAGCAGGGCGTCCAGCCCCTGGAGTACGAAGCTGACCTGGGCTACCCGGGCGCCCCCGCGTCGCGCGAAGCCGAGGGCGGCCGCACGGTGCGGCGGCTCCTGCAGGCGTATTCGCGCGATCCACTGTTTCGCCAGTGGGCCACTTCGCCGCCGCTTTCGGGGCGTCTGATGCAACTGCTCGGAGCACGAGTGATGCTGGTCCCGGCGCATCACAATTGCGTCATGACCAAGCACCCGCGATTCGGCAGCCTCACCGGCTGGCACCAGGACATCCGCTACTGGTCCTTCGAGCGTCCGGAGCTGGTCTCGGTCTGGCTCGCGCTCGGCGAGGAGCACGAAGCCAACGGCTGTCTCTGGGTGGTGCCCGGCTCGCATGCGCTGCAGCTGCCGCGCAGTCGCTTCGACGACGCGCTCTTCCTGCGCGAGAATCTGGCGGAGAACCGCGCGCTCATCGCCGGGCGCACACCGGTCGAGCTGCAGGCGGGCGACGTGCTCTTCTTTCACTGCCGTTTGCTTCACTGCGCCGGGCGCAACGAGACCGAACAGGTCAAGTTCTCGGTTGTCTTCACCTACCGGACTGCGGGCAATCTGCCGCTGAGCGGCACGCGCTCGGC is a genomic window of Burkholderiales bacterium containing:
- a CDS encoding MFS transporter; translation: MVNWIRDLSAKERKTLLAAYGGWSVDAFDFMIYTFVIPTLIAAWGMTRGEAGMIATSALLASAVGGWAAGALADRVGRVRMLQITIAWFALFTFLCGFTHSFEQLLIVRTLQGLGFGGEWAVGSVIIGEIIRAEHRGKAVGTVQSGWAIGWGGAALLFTVFFSVLPEELAWRVLFWVGLLPALLILYIRRNVAEPEVFEATRSHREARGGSFLEIFSARLLPTTVLASLVATGMQGGYYAITTWLPTYLKTVRGLSVLDTGGYLIVVIAGALAGYLVAAWLSDRIGRRNTFFLFAVCSAASAVIYTLLPISDALMLVLGFPLGFFVSGNFSGVGAFFTELFPSRCRGSGQGFCYNFGRGIGALFPALVGFLSAKLGLGAAIGLFAGAAYVLVILAVALLPETRGKTLAVYD
- a CDS encoding EAL domain-containing protein; translation: MTDANDHRPAPPVSLVSEAAAAEAARLPAIRRAAFAVTLAAASLLLAVASGLDFRWALADWLIVHGVLECLILIVAGHIVSASFGLWLTSREPKWLLLACGFALAIVLNFGHVLLYSGIVVPDPDPFSNRFIWVHEAMACLAMLSAAWVVSEQKISARVTALLAALLVLAFAGLVLLHEQTSRLIEASWMQRGNNFVNMLLCLVAVLHIGSRVLSGDRTPGLVVVGAAIALEAIAQGSFVFTRQVSDAYTTLGHLYKLVAFGLLYYGLFFTNFLRPYELIRKTETLFRTLVERSPAGITLSRKGRIVHANRAFLRMFGFPDLDAAKQVRLWELDSDEANPAARDGPPAVPEAGSFMRRALRYDGSVIHVRVEHEIVDLPGGRATLGYFVDLSDAVNAQHQLQRLANYDPLTGLPNRALLLDRLEQAIRIGMRSGELVAVLFIDLDQFKEVNDTLGHATGDELLKLVAQRLKDACRREDTLGRLGGDEFLVIAQRVPAPESISVLANKLISALDRPFELQGREIYVGGSIGISLFPRDATDAGTMIKNADVAMYQAKRGRETRVCFYSEQMNARAMERLEIGAELRRALEREEFELFYQPKIDLAAGRVVGVEALLRWRSPTRGLVAPESFVPVLEETGLIAPVGRFVLARACHQGMEWRSAGLGRIAVAVNLSPAQFRGGKLAEDIEFALQASGLPYEDLEVEITESLLFEDLEQARSILQRLTGKGVRVALDDFGTGYSSLSSLDSLPVQCIKVDRAFTQALRPDKITIVAAIINVAHTLGMRVVAEGVETESQRELLRALGCNEIQGSLVAGPMSNVELVAWLKSHRTPHLVALRDEKG
- a CDS encoding phytanoyl-CoA dioxygenase family protein, which encodes MDSIAERQYSLSASEVEAFRRDGFLIARRLASRQTCEALLAVAREQLEQGVQPLEYEADLGYPGAPASREAEGGRTVRRLLQAYSRDPLFRQWATSPPLSGRLMQLLGARVMLVPAHHNCVMTKHPRFGSLTGWHQDIRYWSFERPELVSVWLALGEEHEANGCLWVVPGSHALQLPRSRFDDALFLRENLAENRALIAGRTPVELQAGDVLFFHCRLLHCAGRNETEQVKFSVVFTYRTAGNLPLSGTRSASLPSIPVG
- a CDS encoding DUF1015 family protein, which codes for MEVEVPLVRPFAGLRPAPAYAAEVAAPPYDVLTSEEARVRASGKPWSFLRVSRAEIDLAPGTDPHAPEVYAKAAENFQRMLSAGVLQRDPVPCFYAYRLIMGSHSQTGIVVAASIAAYAADRIRKHELTRPDKEDDRVRQIEALNAQTGPVLLAHPPRPELERTLTQVSAQAPVIDVAADTGVRHSLWVIDDHDAIAEIVRIFEAMPALYIADGHHRSAAAARVAAARRRANPGHTGEESYNFFLAVAFAHHRMRILPYHRVVRDLNGMGHEAFLARLRERFEVQPSGEPVAPQRRGEFGLYLARSWHRLSMRPQWMPADDPVARLDVSLLADHVLGPLLGIHDARRDERIDFVGGIRGLQELERRVDSGEMACAFSLNATRMEDLMAVADAHRIMPPKSTWFEPKLADGLVSHLLD